One Takifugu rubripes chromosome 2, fTakRub1.2, whole genome shotgun sequence genomic region harbors:
- the fut9 gene encoding alpha-(1,3)-fucosyltransferase 9 isoform X1, giving the protein MSTSALHGIIRPLLISILIVGCFVTLFFMYYKPSTSWFSGPMETGVSSERLKNNISTNSDKNVTTILLWFWPFGQTFELNVCNAYFGFEGCYITADKNLYNKSDGVVFHHRDIAGDLSNMPTVVRPSFQKWVWFNMESPSHSSRHAGMESLFNLTMNYHLDSDIPLPYLSVIATENVEDFVPPSKNKLVCWIVSNWNPEHARVKFYNELYKHVEVHTFGRAFGEQLPDEETLPIIASCKFYLSFENSIHKDYFTEKLYNPLAVGTVPVVLGPPRENYENIIHGDAFIHVEDFASAKELADYLLLLDKNEEMYLKYFQWRRRFKARRVELWHEATCKACDYIRRHKQYRVFSDLNKWYWG; this is encoded by the coding sequence ATGTCAACCTCAGCACTTCACGGAATCATACGACCCCTTCTCATTAGCATTTTAATCGTGGGGTGCTTTGTGACTCTGTTCTTCATGTATTATAAACCATCCACCAGCTGGTTTTCGGGTCCCATGGAGACTGGAGTCAGCTCAGAGCGTCTCAAGAATAACATTTCTACCAACAGTGATAAAAACGTGACCACCATACTGCTCTGGTTTTGGCCATTCGGGCAAACCTTCGAACTGAATGTGTGCAATGCCTACTTTGGCTTCGAGGGCTGTTACATTACAGCAGATAAAAACCTTTACAACAAGTCGGATGGCGTTGTCTTCCATCATAGAGACATCGCAGGTGACCTGTCCAACATGCCGACAGTCGTGCGACCATCTTTCCAGAAATGGGTCTGGTTTAACATGGAGTCTCCCTCACACTCCTCTAGGCATGCGGGTATGGAGAGCCTGTTCAATCTGACGATGAATTACCATCTGGATTCTGACATTCCACTGCCTTATTTGTCGGTTATTGCCACAGAAAATGTGGAGGACTTTGTCCCACCCAGCAAAAACAAACTTGTTTGCTGGATTGTCAGCAACTGGAACCCGGAACATGCACGAGTTAAATTCTACAACGAGTTGTACAAGCATGTTGAGGTCCACACATTTGGACGAGCATTTGGGGAACAACTCCCTGACGAAGAAACCTTACCAATCATTGCCAGCTGCAAGTTCTACCTGTCGTTTGAGAACTCCATCCACAAAGACTACTTTACTGAAAAACTGTACAACCCACTTGCTGTGGGGACGGTGCCAGTGGTTCTGGGCCCACCTAGGGAGAACTACGAGAATATTATCCACGGAGATGCCTTCATCCACGTGGAGGACTTTGCCTCAGCCAAGGAGCTGGCTGACTACTTGCTGCTCTTggataaaaatgaagaaatgtacCTTAAATACTTTCAATGGCGGAGGCGCTTTAAAGCAAGGCGAGTGGAATTATGGCATGAGGCCACATGTAAGGCTTGTGATTACATCAGAAGGCATAAGCAATATAGAGTATTCAGTGACCTTAACAAGTGGTACTGGGGTTGA